The proteins below are encoded in one region of Candidatus Planktophila lacus:
- the hpf gene encoding ribosome hibernation-promoting factor, HPF/YfiA family, producing MKIVIHARHAELAEDFREIAHEKLMSMERFNVTIDRVEVEILHEQNPRQGKHAHRVILTSHGAGPLMRAEAAEFNDLAAFDEAIKSFELQIRKHHEKSKSHDRETLRNKPLADID from the coding sequence ATGAAGATTGTTATTCATGCCCGTCACGCAGAACTCGCTGAAGATTTTCGCGAGATTGCCCATGAAAAGCTAATGAGCATGGAGAGATTTAACGTCACCATTGACCGTGTTGAAGTAGAGATCTTGCATGAACAAAATCCACGTCAAGGAAAACACGCACATCGAGTGATTTTAACTTCCCATGGTGCGGGACCGCTGATGCGAGCAGAAGCCGCAGAGTTTAATGACCTTGCTGCATTTGATGAAGCGATTAAAAGCTTTGAACTACAAATTCGCAAGCATCACGAGAAATCAAAGAGCCACGATCGCGAAACTTTAAGAAATAAACCTCTTGCAGATATAGATTAA
- a CDS encoding trans-sulfuration enzyme family protein translates to MNLDEGLSPETIAITAGRPTVGPDSSLNHPISLNSTFVAGGAVGYGRYGNETWLALEEAISALEGGRTLAYSSGMAAVTAVFSTLPVGAKVIASNQGYSGTMTLLNNYATANRLKVSFVSVADTSAVINELSGATLLWIESPTNPGLEVADLPALIKAAKEKGVTVAVDNTFATALSQKPLGLGADIVMNSVTKYLAGHSDVVLGSLSTEDAVQFKTLEDARKFNGSIPGPFEAWLALRGIRTFPLRFQKSCENALELAKRLSAHPLVRNVRYPGLPTDSQHEKAKAFMKSFGAIVSFEYVGSAESTDKVCASSKIVTYATSLGGVESLWERRRRWPIESSSVPETLIRLSVGCENVEDLWADIDSALHAAK, encoded by the coding sequence ATGAATTTAGATGAAGGGCTCAGCCCCGAGACGATCGCAATTACCGCGGGCCGTCCAACAGTAGGTCCAGATAGTTCTTTGAATCATCCAATCTCACTTAACTCAACTTTTGTTGCAGGTGGAGCAGTTGGTTATGGTCGCTACGGAAATGAGACGTGGCTTGCGCTTGAAGAAGCGATCAGCGCGCTAGAAGGCGGACGCACTCTGGCTTACTCATCTGGAATGGCTGCTGTCACTGCAGTATTTTCAACTCTTCCTGTTGGTGCAAAGGTAATCGCATCTAATCAAGGTTACTCAGGAACAATGACTCTGCTCAACAACTATGCCACAGCAAATCGCTTAAAGGTTTCTTTTGTATCTGTTGCTGATACATCAGCAGTTATCAATGAGTTATCCGGTGCAACGCTGCTCTGGATCGAATCTCCAACTAATCCAGGTTTAGAAGTTGCCGATCTTCCCGCACTCATAAAGGCGGCAAAAGAAAAGGGCGTAACGGTTGCGGTAGATAACACTTTTGCCACTGCTCTAAGTCAGAAGCCACTAGGCCTAGGTGCAGATATCGTCATGAATTCTGTGACAAAGTATTTAGCCGGACATAGCGATGTTGTACTTGGCTCACTAAGCACTGAAGATGCTGTGCAATTTAAGACGTTAGAAGATGCGCGTAAATTTAATGGATCTATTCCTGGTCCCTTTGAAGCTTGGCTGGCGCTGCGCGGTATTCGCACCTTCCCGCTGCGCTTTCAGAAGTCCTGCGAGAACGCTCTTGAACTTGCCAAGCGCCTGAGCGCGCACCCATTGGTGAGAAACGTTAGATATCCAGGTCTGCCTACTGATTCGCAACATGAAAAAGCGAAAGCTTTTATGAAGAGTTTTGGAGCAATTGTCTCCTTCGAATATGTCGGTAGCGCTGAAAGTACAGACAAAGTCTGCGCCTCTTCCAAGATAGTTACTTATGCAACCAGCCTTGGTGGAGTTGAATCACTTTGGGAGCGACGTCGTCGCTGGCCCATCGAAAGTTCTAGCGTCCCAGAAACCTTGATCCGTCTCTCTGTCGGCTGCGAAAACGTTGAAGACCTTTGGGCTGATATCGACTCCGCGTTGCACGCTGCTAAATAA
- a CDS encoding phytoene desaturase family protein, with protein sequence MTTDKKYDAIVVGGGHNGLVAATYLAKAGKSVVLLESASELGGATTSVRPFPEYDARLSRYSYLVSLLPDQIVSDLGINFKTLERSIASYTPYGKGGKDGGLLISQNWDARTAESFRELTGGDEEGKKWQEFYNEIAVLAERIAPYMLQPLKSAADLKSEIGLPEVWKFMMERPIGEVIQDRFQDDVVRGVVLTDALIGTFTSAQDLQANRCFLYHLIGNGTGQWRVPQGGMGAFVTELNRVAVLNGVEINLNSHVTDIDSSSNGVAVSTASGNKYVASDLLFAGAPQTLAKLRGKRAPASLDGSQMKINMLLSKLPRLKSGVDPKLAFAGTFHVNETYSQLEKAYQVSKLGDIPSDLPLEMYCHTLTDPTILSPELSQRGFHTLTLFGLHTPAALFDADPSGAKEAAKAAAISSLNQYLEDPIESVLAVCRDGSLAIEAKSPIDLDNDLGLPRGNIFHRDLDFPFIDGTESAPIKWGSETDDSHIFLAGAGARRGGGVSGIAGHNAAMAVLAKD encoded by the coding sequence ATGACTACCGATAAGAAATACGACGCCATTGTTGTTGGCGGTGGCCACAACGGACTTGTAGCCGCTACTTATCTCGCGAAAGCGGGTAAGAGCGTGGTTCTATTGGAAAGCGCCTCCGAACTAGGTGGGGCCACCACTAGCGTGCGCCCGTTCCCTGAATACGACGCCCGTCTTTCTCGGTACTCGTATCTAGTTTCACTACTGCCTGACCAGATAGTTTCGGATTTAGGAATTAATTTTAAGACTTTAGAGCGATCCATCGCTTCATATACGCCCTATGGAAAGGGCGGTAAAGATGGCGGGCTATTGATTTCTCAAAACTGGGATGCTCGAACTGCGGAAAGTTTTCGTGAGCTAACTGGTGGGGATGAAGAAGGCAAGAAGTGGCAAGAGTTCTATAACGAAATAGCTGTACTTGCTGAGCGAATTGCTCCATATATGTTGCAACCCCTTAAATCTGCTGCTGATTTGAAATCTGAAATCGGTCTTCCGGAAGTTTGGAAGTTCATGATGGAGCGACCAATCGGTGAGGTAATTCAGGATCGCTTCCAGGATGATGTTGTTCGCGGCGTCGTGTTAACAGATGCGCTAATTGGAACCTTTACTTCTGCCCAAGATTTGCAGGCAAATCGCTGCTTCTTGTATCACTTGATCGGAAATGGCACCGGGCAATGGCGAGTCCCACAAGGCGGCATGGGCGCATTTGTCACCGAGTTAAATCGCGTGGCGGTATTAAACGGAGTGGAAATTAATTTGAATTCACACGTAACCGATATTGACTCAAGTTCTAACGGAGTTGCAGTCAGTACAGCATCCGGAAATAAATATGTGGCCTCTGATCTCTTGTTTGCTGGAGCGCCACAGACCCTGGCGAAATTGCGTGGCAAGAGGGCTCCCGCATCTCTTGATGGCTCGCAGATGAAAATCAATATGCTGCTATCTAAACTTCCGCGACTAAAATCTGGAGTAGATCCAAAGTTAGCCTTTGCAGGTACCTTCCATGTTAACGAAACATATTCACAGTTAGAAAAGGCTTACCAAGTTTCAAAGCTTGGTGATATCCCGAGTGACCTGCCACTTGAAATGTATTGCCATACCTTGACCGATCCAACAATTCTTTCGCCAGAGTTAAGCCAGCGCGGATTCCATACCTTGACCCTCTTTGGTTTACATACTCCGGCTGCGCTCTTTGATGCAGATCCAAGTGGTGCAAAAGAGGCGGCTAAAGCTGCGGCAATTTCTAGCCTTAATCAATATTTAGAAGATCCAATCGAATCTGTACTAGCTGTCTGCAGAGATGGCTCTCTCGCAATTGAAGCAAAATCTCCAATCGATTTGGATAACGATCTTGGCCTGCCGCGCGGAAATATCTTCCACCGCGATTTAGATTTTCCATTTATTGATGGAACCGAGAGCGCCCCAATCAAATGGGGATCTGAAACAGATGATTCCCACATTTTTCTGGCAGGCGCTGGTGCGCGACGTGGAGGCGGAGTAAGCGGTATCGCTGGCCATAATGCAGCGATGGCAGTGCTGGCAAAGGATTAG
- a CDS encoding MalY/PatB family protein yields the protein MSDRLISAPSLAELQTHRSEKWRGFTHDILPLPVAEMDFPVADGIREVLSEMISKSDLGYLGSIPEMGTSFSGFAKRRWNWDVEPTFVRIATDVGVAVVELLRVFAKPGDKVLISSPVYQNFYTWINETKIAMVDVPFIKNAEEADGTGWSHDWAGIEKAYQSGLKVHLLCSPHNPMGKVYSREDLLRIVALSKKHGVIVISDEIHAPLTFKEQPFTPLLALGEDAAEVGVAVNAASKGWNIAGLKCAIIISQSAKMHEKLNELPPALHYRASLLGAFATVAAFEKGELWLNTVIEQLDHNRKLIAELIKEKIPTIGYTIPHCSYLAWLDVSKLNLGEDPGAAIVERAKVAFNPGHIYGASGKDYVRLNFATSPEIITEAFNRMARAL from the coding sequence ATGAGCGATCGCCTAATTTCTGCACCTTCTCTTGCTGAGTTACAGACACATCGCAGCGAGAAATGGCGAGGCTTTACCCATGACATCCTTCCGCTGCCTGTCGCTGAGATGGATTTTCCAGTAGCCGACGGAATTCGCGAAGTTTTATCTGAAATGATTTCGAAATCAGATTTGGGATATCTCGGCTCAATCCCCGAGATGGGTACTTCATTTTCTGGTTTCGCAAAGCGCCGTTGGAACTGGGATGTGGAGCCAACTTTTGTGCGCATCGCAACTGATGTCGGAGTTGCCGTTGTCGAGCTATTGCGTGTATTCGCCAAGCCGGGAGATAAAGTTTTAATCAGCTCACCTGTCTATCAAAACTTCTACACCTGGATTAATGAGACCAAGATTGCAATGGTAGATGTTCCATTTATAAAGAACGCAGAAGAAGCCGATGGAACAGGTTGGAGCCACGATTGGGCCGGCATTGAAAAGGCTTATCAAAGCGGGTTAAAGGTTCATTTACTCTGTAGCCCTCATAACCCAATGGGCAAGGTCTACAGCCGCGAAGATTTACTTCGCATAGTTGCGCTATCCAAGAAGCACGGCGTCATAGTTATCTCAGATGAAATTCATGCGCCGCTAACCTTTAAAGAGCAACCGTTTACCCCATTGTTAGCACTGGGTGAAGATGCCGCTGAAGTAGGCGTGGCTGTGAACGCGGCTAGTAAAGGATGGAATATCGCAGGGCTCAAATGCGCAATTATAATTTCGCAGAGTGCGAAGATGCATGAGAAGTTAAATGAACTTCCACCTGCCTTGCACTATCGCGCTTCCTTGCTTGGAGCCTTTGCAACGGTGGCTGCTTTTGAAAAAGGCGAGCTTTGGCTAAATACAGTGATTGAACAACTAGATCACAATAGAAAGCTCATCGCCGAACTTATCAAAGAAAAGATTCCAACTATTGGCTACACGATTCCACATTGTTCATATCTGGCTTGGCTTGATGTAAGTAAGTTAAATCTTGGCGAAGATCCAGGTGCTGCAATCGTGGAGCGTGCGAAAGTGGCATTTAATCCGGGCCATATCTATGGCGCCTCCGGAAAAGATTATGTTCGCCTTAACTTTGCAACCAGTCCTGAGATAATTACTGAAGCTTTCAATCGCATGGCTCGTGCGCTTTAA
- a CDS encoding LacI family DNA-binding transcriptional regulator produces the protein MAGIKEIAEEAGVSTATVSRALRGFHHVNDATRAKIMAAAEKLNYPITPATNKTPLGRTNSIGVVAPFISRWYFAQVISGAEQALREAGFDLLLYNFSQMKGRERLFQHQLLKGRVDALIVISLPPTEEEFDSILNLGIPVSLVGMHHNKCSSVAIDDVAAARTATQHLVNQGHKRIGLMSGHPDDPFNFSVPQDRRKGFIQALQENKIEWVPSLEVHGDFTMHTAARAMDDLLARPNRPTAIFCESDEMAFGAMQAARRHGLKVPEDLSIVGFDGHEMSEYTDLTTIEQPVQLMGEMAAWSIMERLRKPSAEPHSLVLPTTLVVRNSTRRLSPNEA, from the coding sequence ATGGCGGGCATTAAAGAGATCGCCGAAGAGGCAGGCGTTTCAACTGCCACGGTCTCTCGCGCTCTGCGCGGCTTTCACCACGTTAACGATGCAACTCGCGCAAAGATCATGGCTGCAGCGGAGAAACTTAATTATCCGATTACTCCAGCAACTAATAAAACCCCACTCGGCAGAACTAACAGCATCGGAGTAGTTGCGCCCTTCATTTCGCGTTGGTACTTCGCGCAAGTAATCAGTGGTGCCGAACAAGCGCTCCGCGAAGCGGGCTTTGATCTGCTTCTCTACAACTTCAGCCAGATGAAAGGCCGCGAACGACTCTTTCAACATCAGCTTCTAAAGGGTCGAGTAGATGCGTTGATCGTAATTAGTTTGCCGCCAACTGAAGAAGAGTTCGACTCGATTTTGAATCTAGGAATACCGGTTTCTTTAGTTGGTATGCACCATAACAAATGTTCTAGCGTTGCAATCGATGATGTTGCTGCAGCAAGAACAGCTACGCAACATTTAGTAAATCAGGGCCACAAGAGAATCGGCTTGATGTCGGGCCATCCGGATGATCCCTTTAATTTCAGTGTGCCACAAGATCGCCGTAAAGGATTTATTCAAGCGCTGCAAGAAAACAAGATTGAATGGGTTCCATCACTTGAGGTCCACGGAGATTTCACCATGCACACGGCAGCAAGAGCGATGGATGATCTATTGGCTCGCCCAAATCGCCCAACTGCAATCTTCTGCGAATCAGATGAGATGGCATTTGGTGCAATGCAAGCTGCTCGCCGCCACGGCTTAAAAGTGCCAGAGGATCTCTCTATTGTGGGTTTTGATGGCCATGAAATGTCTGAATACACCGATTTAACAACTATCGAACAACCAGTGCAGTTAATGGGTGAGATGGCAGCGTGGTCAATTATGGAACGGTTAAGAAAACCAAGCGCTGAACCGCATTCACTAGTTCTTCCAACAACGCTTGTAGTACGAAATTCAACGCGCCGCCTTTCACCAAACGAGGCTTAA
- the msrB gene encoding peptide-methionine (R)-S-oxide reductase MsrB: protein MAKKIELNEEELKAKLDPLSYEVLRNGATERPFTGEYTDSETVGIYRCKACNAELFRSETKFHSGCGWPSFYAPTADDAVTLIEDRSLAPRIRTEVRCASCDSHLGHVFEGEGYEVPTDQRWCINSVSMILEAK, encoded by the coding sequence ATGGCGAAAAAAATTGAGCTCAATGAAGAAGAGTTAAAGGCAAAACTCGACCCACTTTCATATGAGGTACTACGTAATGGCGCCACCGAACGTCCATTTACTGGCGAATACACCGATAGCGAAACTGTGGGTATTTATCGCTGCAAAGCTTGCAATGCAGAACTCTTTCGTTCGGAAACCAAGTTTCATTCCGGCTGCGGCTGGCCTTCTTTCTACGCACCTACCGCCGATGATGCCGTCACCTTGATCGAAGACCGCTCGCTTGCGCCACGAATTCGCACTGAAGTTCGTTGCGCATCGTGTGACTCACATCTAGGACATGTCTTTGAGGGCGAAGGTTATGAGGTTCCAACTGATCAGCGCTGGTGCATCAACTCTGTCTCAATGATCCTGGAAGCCAAATAA
- the msrA gene encoding peptide-methionine (S)-S-oxide reductase MsrA, which yields MRAMEIAYFATGCFWGAERRYWKIDGVTNTSVGYMGGTIANPSYEAVCTGATGHAEMVCVEFDPAIVTYRRLLEEFWTMHDPTSLNAQGGDIGTQYRSAIYTTTPEQMTEALATRDLYQNALTADGIGAIVTEILSAAGVEYYLAEEYHQKYLAKNPNGYDCHSSTGTAFPQGASI from the coding sequence ATGCGCGCTATGGAGATCGCATATTTCGCAACTGGCTGCTTCTGGGGCGCTGAAAGGCGTTATTGGAAGATTGATGGAGTAACAAATACCAGCGTTGGTTACATGGGCGGCACAATCGCCAATCCGAGCTATGAAGCTGTATGCACAGGAGCAACAGGCCACGCCGAAATGGTCTGCGTTGAATTTGATCCAGCAATTGTTACTTATCGCAGACTGCTTGAAGAATTTTGGACAATGCATGATCCAACTTCGCTAAATGCGCAAGGTGGAGATATCGGAACCCAATATCGCAGCGCGATCTATACGACAACGCCTGAACAAATGACCGAAGCGCTCGCAACTAGAGATCTCTACCAAAACGCGCTCACAGCAGATGGAATCGGTGCGATTGTTACTGAAATTCTTAGCGCCGCTGGCGTTGAGTACTACTTAGCCGAGGAGTATCACCAGAAATATCTAGCGAAGAATCCCAACGGATATGACTGCCATTCAAGTACCGGCACGGCATTTCCCCAAGGAGCGAGCATCTAA
- a CDS encoding WhiB family transcriptional regulator, translated as MDWRHQSACRDEDPELFFPVGNTGPALTQIEEAKKVCNRCIVKDACLAWALESGQDAGVWGGLSEDERRALKRRAARNRARMMEQNNSI; from the coding sequence ATGGATTGGCGACATCAATCAGCATGCCGCGACGAAGATCCAGAGCTCTTCTTTCCCGTAGGCAATACAGGCCCCGCCCTAACTCAAATTGAAGAGGCGAAAAAAGTCTGCAATCGCTGCATCGTTAAAGATGCTTGTTTAGCTTGGGCGTTAGAGAGTGGACAAGATGCTGGCGTTTGGGGCGGCCTCTCTGAAGATGAGCGCCGTGCGCTTAAGCGCCGTGCAGCACGTAATCGAGCGCGCATGATGGAGCAGAACAACTCCATTTAG
- a CDS encoding sensor histidine kinase, giving the protein MPKLEEFLRDRSPLDAKQIRRIRELTSDWQLLADLSFADLILWVPLRKDFKTWPSGYVAVAHIRPTTAATVFNQDVIGDEIEWGARPRIDQALSEAEIIRDAQPEKFGEIFIKEETIPVILGDQVIAVISRHRNAELMRQPSRLELNYREVAHNVYRMVAEGTFPYTEHSELFDPAVRVGDGLIRLDINGAIIYASPNAKSAFSRMGWAGELEGNNLGQAARKVSVVKLEAHEEAIEVGLSGKALRRVEIENAGGTVDLLALPLLAGGDRIGAIVLLQNVTELRRRERELVTKDATIREIHHRVKNNLQTVSALLRLQSRRIEDPAASAALNEAVRRIASIALVHETLSSSAEASVAFDDVLDRLVAHALDLSPRMGQLQIARTGELGALDPRIATPLSLVVTELIHNALEHGLAESGNHLTITVARSQSGAEITIFDDGVGLPKGFSMAESSNLGLQIVRTLTENELRGNIDLVRTTAGTEARLTFPI; this is encoded by the coding sequence ATGCCTAAATTAGAAGAGTTTTTGCGGGATCGAAGCCCGTTAGATGCTAAACAGATTAGGCGCATTCGCGAGTTAACCTCTGACTGGCAACTCCTAGCCGACCTTTCATTTGCTGATTTGATTCTATGGGTTCCCCTTCGCAAAGATTTTAAGACTTGGCCATCTGGATATGTTGCGGTTGCGCATATTCGCCCAACAACGGCTGCCACCGTTTTTAACCAGGATGTAATCGGCGATGAAATCGAATGGGGTGCCCGTCCCAGAATTGATCAGGCGCTATCGGAAGCCGAAATCATTCGCGATGCACAACCAGAAAAGTTCGGAGAGATTTTCATTAAGGAAGAGACAATTCCGGTAATTCTCGGTGATCAGGTAATCGCAGTAATTTCGCGACATCGCAACGCCGAACTCATGCGCCAACCAAGTCGCCTTGAGTTAAATTATCGAGAAGTCGCCCATAACGTTTATCGCATGGTGGCAGAAGGAACTTTTCCTTATACCGAACATAGCGAACTCTTTGATCCGGCAGTTCGTGTTGGAGATGGACTAATAAGGCTGGATATCAACGGTGCAATTATCTACGCCAGCCCGAATGCAAAATCGGCCTTTAGCCGAATGGGCTGGGCCGGCGAACTCGAAGGAAATAATCTCGGACAAGCCGCACGTAAAGTCTCGGTCGTAAAACTTGAAGCGCACGAAGAAGCGATCGAAGTAGGTTTGAGCGGCAAGGCGCTACGAAGAGTTGAAATTGAAAATGCTGGCGGAACTGTTGATCTGTTAGCGCTTCCATTGCTTGCAGGTGGCGATCGAATCGGTGCAATTGTACTTTTGCAGAACGTTACAGAACTTCGTCGTCGTGAGCGCGAACTAGTAACAAAAGATGCAACTATTCGCGAGATCCATCATCGCGTTAAAAATAATTTGCAGACCGTTTCGGCTTTACTTAGATTGCAATCACGGCGCATTGAAGATCCTGCCGCAAGTGCTGCGTTAAATGAAGCAGTCCGCCGTATCGCATCTATCGCTCTCGTTCACGAAACGCTTTCCAGTAGCGCCGAAGCATCTGTTGCCTTTGATGATGTTTTAGATCGACTAGTCGCCCATGCATTAGACCTGAGTCCGCGAATGGGTCAGTTACAGATCGCGCGTACGGGAGAACTTGGCGCTCTTGATCCGCGCATCGCAACGCCACTTTCTCTAGTTGTGACCGAGCTAATTCATAACGCGCTAGAACATGGCCTAGCCGAATCAGGAAACCATTTAACGATAACGGTTGCCCGCAGCCAAAGTGGCGCCGAGATAACTATCTTTGATGATGGAGTCGGCCTACCAAAAGGATTTTCAATGGCGGAATCTTCAAACCTAGGTTTGCAGATAGTACGCACGCTGACTGAAAATGAGTTACGCGGAAATATTGATCTGGTTCGTACAACTGCAGGAACCGAAGCGCGTTTAACTTTTCCAATTTAA
- a CDS encoding DUF6912 family protein, producing MRGYLPVTVEEIAAFLESHSMECGPLYAPTIKFLTANSEMDEEEGEFLLSMLAADEALEMRANPTSAGFILALEVSDPEIAEHGENFVILKDLAKWENVQCAFLVSPDGEELTWFATQEIKPALHEWLQG from the coding sequence ATGCGTGGGTATCTTCCAGTAACGGTTGAAGAAATCGCCGCATTCCTAGAATCACATTCTATGGAGTGCGGACCTTTATATGCCCCAACAATTAAGTTTCTAACAGCAAATAGCGAGATGGATGAAGAAGAAGGCGAATTCCTGCTTTCAATGCTCGCAGCCGATGAAGCGCTAGAGATGCGCGCAAATCCAACAAGTGCTGGCTTTATCTTGGCGTTGGAAGTTAGCGATCCCGAAATTGCCGAGCACGGTGAAAATTTTGTGATTTTAAAGGATCTCGCCAAGTGGGAGAACGTGCAATGCGCTTTCTTGGTTTCACCAGATGGTGAAGAGCTAACTTGGTTTGCAACTCAGGAGATAAAACCAGCGCTCCATGAATGGTTACAAGGGTAG
- a CDS encoding flagella basal body P-ring formation protein FlgA: MNTQKKAAQTRFIVAVSLFAAALISALSLTALGNRTDSYWVAKNALAPGVEISGDQIEQVKVALGESSSRYFSSRTTLIGSFITRAQSAGELISIDDVSDLAPSQRTQQVPIAVRSSDLPIDISIGEAINIYWVPEPSMGGVQIGMPEIVVKGAYIRSIDRKSANFSSDIALTISLIDSQIINLLDATVSGRLVIVRALE, from the coding sequence ATGAATACACAGAAGAAGGCAGCCCAAACTAGATTTATCGTTGCAGTCTCATTATTTGCCGCAGCGCTAATCTCCGCGCTATCGCTGACCGCTTTAGGAAATAGAACCGATAGTTACTGGGTGGCAAAGAACGCACTGGCCCCGGGAGTTGAAATATCTGGTGACCAAATTGAACAGGTCAAGGTTGCACTAGGGGAGAGCTCTTCTAGGTACTTTTCAAGTCGCACAACTCTGATTGGCAGTTTTATCACGAGAGCACAGAGCGCCGGCGAGTTAATTTCTATAGATGACGTTAGCGATCTCGCGCCAAGTCAACGCACGCAGCAGGTACCAATTGCTGTTCGCAGTTCGGATTTACCTATAGATATATCTATAGGCGAGGCGATCAATATCTATTGGGTCCCCGAGCCCTCTATGGGCGGCGTTCAGATTGGCATGCCAGAAATAGTTGTAAAGGGCGCCTATATTCGGTCGATTGATAGAAAATCTGCCAATTTCTCATCCGATATCGCGCTAACAATTTCGCTTATCGATTCGCAGATCATCAACTTGCTCGATGCGACAGTTAGTGGGCGACTGGTAATTGTTCGCGCCTTGGAGTAG
- a CDS encoding Rv3235 family protein gives MTTQREYTEVKRELRLVSSCEDPALWTHPQLDLYSLSEIANKKKFEPLPQQSAKLYLIPSNFGEEYEPGFEPVPTSASELPELHTWTMKFAVSVVEIWAGRRQPAQLISRCHRHIYMQLLKQVGSQKEIGRIRTIHQSQPLDGICESTITVRYGDRLRAMVIRFEGVDKRWLCTELRLL, from the coding sequence ATGACTACTCAAAGAGAATATACAGAAGTTAAAAGGGAGCTACGCCTGGTTTCTAGTTGCGAGGATCCAGCGCTATGGACCCATCCGCAGCTAGATCTTTACTCACTTTCCGAGATTGCCAATAAAAAGAAATTTGAGCCGCTTCCCCAGCAAAGTGCGAAACTTTACTTAATCCCATCCAACTTCGGTGAAGAGTATGAACCAGGGTTTGAACCTGTACCCACATCGGCAAGTGAATTGCCTGAGTTACATACTTGGACGATGAAATTTGCTGTAAGCGTTGTAGAAATTTGGGCCGGTCGCCGCCAGCCAGCACAATTGATATCACGCTGCCATCGCCATATCTATATGCAATTGCTAAAGCAGGTGGGAAGTCAGAAAGAGATTGGAAGAATTCGAACCATCCATCAGAGCCAACCCCTAGATGGTATTTGTGAATCAACGATTACCGTTAGATACGGTGATCGACTGCGCGCGATGGTAATCCGATTTGAAGGCGTTGATAAGCGTTGGTTATGTACGGAACTGCGTCTGCTTTAA